Proteins co-encoded in one Candidatus Moraniibacteriota bacterium genomic window:
- a CDS encoding DHH family phosphoesterase, which translates to MSLDSAQQLNNVLNNAKNILIFMGRGSEGDSIGSAWAIYFFLKKMGIQSTVVTPDIKNNFDRFSFLTKPEETISSLAGARDFVLSFNTEFNKITNVRTERNNQQLNIFITPEKGSIDPRDFSFIPAKFKYDLVIVLNSPDKESLGKVYEENPDIFYEVPVINIDYHADNDNFGQLNIVDITASSTSEIVADLIQKINAENLDETIAESLLTGIIDATNSFQKKNTTPKSLQISAALMAKGANQQKIIRYLYKTQPLHLLKLWGRIMARLYWEDDISLAWAPVYIEDFVQSRSNPDDITFILDKIKDNYSAGKIFMVLYNEMPGEVCGIIKCNNAEQLKKIAETLEISANGDTCQFKQEAVDTVEAGQRIVEKIRMQIADQQ; encoded by the coding sequence ATGAGTCTTGATAGCGCGCAACAACTTAATAATGTTTTGAATAATGCCAAGAACATCTTAATTTTTATGGGACGTGGTTCAGAAGGTGACTCGATAGGATCAGCTTGGGCAATATATTTCTTTCTGAAAAAAATGGGAATTCAGTCAACTGTAGTAACTCCTGATATTAAAAATAATTTTGACCGTTTTTCTTTCTTAACAAAACCAGAAGAAACGATAAGCAGTCTAGCTGGTGCGCGTGATTTTGTACTTTCATTCAATACTGAATTCAATAAAATAACTAACGTACGTACTGAGCGCAATAATCAACAATTAAATATTTTTATTACTCCGGAAAAAGGCTCTATTGATCCGCGTGATTTTTCTTTCATTCCTGCAAAATTCAAATATGATCTTGTGATCGTGCTAAATAGCCCAGACAAAGAATCTTTAGGAAAAGTTTACGAAGAAAATCCAGACATTTTTTATGAAGTTCCGGTTATAAATATAGATTATCATGCCGATAATGATAATTTTGGACAGCTTAATATAGTTGATATAACCGCTTCTTCAACTTCTGAGATAGTGGCTGACCTAATACAAAAAATTAACGCGGAAAATTTGGATGAAACTATAGCAGAAAGCCTGTTGACCGGAATCATTGATGCGACAAACAGTTTTCAGAAGAAAAACACTACTCCGAAATCATTACAGATATCTGCGGCCTTGATGGCTAAAGGCGCAAACCAACAAAAGATAATTCGCTATTTATACAAAACCCAGCCATTGCATCTTTTGAAGCTCTGGGGAAGAATAATGGCACGTTTATATTGGGAAGATGATATTAGTCTGGCTTGGGCACCTGTATATATAGAAGATTTTGTACAGAGTCGCAGTAATCCGGATGATATTACATTTATTCTTGATAAAATTAAAGACAATTACTCTGCAGGTAAAATTTTTATGGTTCTTTACAATGAAATGCCTGGAGAAGTTTGCGGAATTATAAAATGTAACAATGCAGAACAATTAAAAAAGATAGCTGAAACATTAGAAATATCTGCTAACGGTGACACATGTCAATTTAAGCAGGAGGCTGTCGATACAGTAGAAGCTGGCCAACGCATAGTTGAAAAGATAAGAATGCAAATAGCAGATCAGCAATAA